In the Paenibacillus sp. FSL H7-0357 genome, one interval contains:
- the gcvPB gene encoding aminomethyl-transferring glycine dehydrogenase subunit GcvPB codes for MKPEQSLIFELSRPGRSAYSLPQCDVPQDENLDALIPAGLLRSEPVVLPEVSEVDVIRHYTALSRRNFGVDNGFYPLGSCTMKYNPKINEDVARFPGLAKIHPYQPEESIQGALELMYTLQNDLSALTGMDAVSLQPAAGAHGEWTGLMMIRAYHESRGETRTKVIVPDSSHGTNPASAAAAGLDTVTIPSNNKGMVDLEALKAAVGSDTAALMLTNPSTLGLFETQIVEIAAIVHEAGGLLYYDGANSNAIMGITRPGDMGFDVVHLNLHKTMSTPHGGGGPGAGPVGVKAKLIPFLPQPTVVKNEDDSFSLNYGGPESIGRVKAFYGNFGILVRAYAYIRTYGPDGLREVSENAVLNANYMMHRLAPYFEIPYPGVCKHEFVMSGKNLKQYGVRTLDVAKRLLDFGYHPPTVYFPLTVEECMMIEPTETESKETLDGFIETMIQIVKEAQETPEIVINAPHTTEISRLDETQAARKPVLNCSCG; via the coding sequence ATGAAACCGGAACAAAGTCTTATCTTTGAGCTTAGCCGTCCCGGCCGCTCGGCTTACTCCCTGCCGCAATGTGATGTTCCGCAGGACGAGAACCTTGATGCACTGATCCCTGCAGGACTTCTGCGCAGCGAACCGGTCGTGCTGCCGGAAGTATCCGAAGTGGATGTCATCCGCCACTACACCGCGCTGTCCCGGCGCAACTTCGGCGTTGACAACGGATTCTATCCGCTCGGCTCCTGCACGATGAAATACAATCCGAAGATTAACGAAGATGTTGCCCGTTTCCCGGGACTGGCCAAGATTCATCCTTACCAGCCGGAAGAAAGCATTCAGGGGGCCCTGGAACTGATGTACACCCTGCAAAATGATCTTTCCGCTTTGACCGGCATGGATGCCGTCTCCCTGCAGCCTGCCGCAGGCGCACATGGTGAATGGACTGGCCTGATGATGATCCGCGCCTACCATGAGAGCCGCGGCGAGACCCGCACGAAGGTGATTGTGCCGGACTCCTCGCATGGCACCAACCCGGCCAGCGCCGCAGCAGCCGGACTTGATACGGTGACGATTCCTTCCAATAATAAAGGAATGGTTGATCTTGAAGCACTGAAGGCAGCTGTCGGCAGCGATACCGCCGCGCTGATGCTGACCAACCCCAGCACACTCGGCCTGTTCGAAACGCAGATTGTGGAGATTGCTGCAATTGTACATGAAGCGGGCGGACTGCTCTATTACGATGGAGCCAACTCCAATGCCATTATGGGCATTACCCGTCCCGGCGATATGGGCTTCGATGTGGTGCATTTGAATTTGCACAAGACGATGAGCACCCCGCATGGCGGCGGCGGTCCGGGAGCCGGACCTGTCGGCGTGAAAGCGAAGCTGATTCCTTTTCTTCCGCAGCCTACGGTGGTCAAGAATGAAGATGACAGCTTCTCGCTGAACTATGGCGGCCCGGAATCCATCGGGCGGGTCAAGGCCTTTTACGGCAACTTTGGAATTCTCGTCCGTGCCTATGCCTATATCCGTACCTACGGGCCGGACGGCCTGCGCGAGGTTTCCGAGAACGCCGTGCTGAATGCCAACTATATGATGCACCGGCTGGCACCGTATTTTGAAATTCCGTATCCGGGTGTCTGCAAGCACGAGTTCGTGATGTCCGGCAAGAACCTGAAGCAATACGGCGTGCGCACGCTGGACGTAGCCAAACGCCTGCTCGACTTCGGCTACCACCCGCCAACGGTCTACTTCCCGCTGACTGTGGAAGAGTGCATGATGATTGAGCCGACCGAAACCGAAAGCAAGGAAACGCTTGATGGCTTCATCGAAACGATGATTCAAATCGTCAAGGAAGCCCAGGAGACTCCGGAAATCGTCATCAATGCTCCGCATACTACGGAGATCAGCCGTCTGGATGAAACGCAGGCCGCACGCAAGCCAGTACTAAACTGCTCTTGCGGTTAA
- a CDS encoding LuxR C-terminal-related transcriptional regulator, whose translation MSIFDKTRVWCLPGDLKEEQLKLFQPVAKQEGAIPAELTAVSSNEKCKDRIYHTAMIASIRNEMKKISHFISIPYVVFLTGKEGVILELVSSSPDLQADMLQAGMGVGVSLEGQYSGLNAVSLAMEMNCIGVVRGEEHSNIVFKGWNCVCAPLQRDGKVYGYVDISFNKNEQIEFAIPFVQQVAENISEKWMEQHPEIQQYRLEASFQEFRLTAREQDVSRLWLMEKSALHIANELGISEGTVRNMVKNIYSKMRVNDRWQFTKKLAH comes from the coding sequence TTGAGTATCTTTGACAAGACGAGAGTCTGGTGCCTGCCCGGGGACTTGAAAGAGGAGCAACTTAAATTATTCCAGCCAGTCGCCAAACAAGAAGGAGCAATACCTGCTGAATTGACAGCGGTTTCTTCGAATGAAAAATGCAAAGACCGTATTTATCATACAGCAATGATTGCTTCCATCCGCAACGAAATGAAAAAAATCAGCCATTTTATCTCCATTCCTTATGTTGTGTTCTTAACTGGCAAGGAGGGCGTCATCCTGGAGCTGGTATCTTCCTCTCCGGATCTTCAAGCGGATATGCTTCAGGCCGGTATGGGTGTCGGTGTCAGCCTAGAAGGGCAATATTCTGGTTTAAATGCGGTCTCGTTGGCTATGGAAATGAACTGTATAGGTGTAGTGAGAGGCGAGGAACATTCCAATATTGTATTTAAAGGATGGAATTGCGTATGTGCTCCGCTGCAGAGGGATGGCAAAGTGTATGGTTATGTGGATATTTCCTTCAATAAAAATGAACAGATTGAATTTGCCATCCCCTTCGTGCAGCAGGTGGCTGAGAACATTTCGGAGAAGTGGATGGAGCAGCACCCGGAGATACAGCAGTACCGGCTGGAGGCCAGTTTTCAGGAATTTAGACTGACTGCGCGCGAACAAGATGTGTCCCGGTTATGGCTCATGGAGAAAAGTGCGCTGCACATTGCCAATGAGCTGGGGATCAGCGAAGGCACAGTGCGTAACATGGTCAAGAACATCTACAGTAAAATGCGTGTAAATGACCGGTGGCAGTTCACCAAAAAGCTTGCGCATTAA
- the gcvPA gene encoding aminomethyl-transferring glycine dehydrogenase subunit GcvPA translates to MKHRYLPMTEQDRHEMMEAVGIQSMEELFSDIPEAVRYQGTMPMSEALDEYALLRHMKELADKNANFDTHASFLGAGLYDHHIPVVINHVISRSEFYTAYTPYQPEISQGELQAIFEFQSYICELTGMKVANASMYDGATAFSEAAVLAAGATKRKKLIVSRTVHPEARQVLRTSAGAWGLDVVEIDYKDGVTDQAKLAAAIDGDTAAVLVQSPNFFGAIEDLGAIEPLIYGVKGLFIVSANPLALGVLETPGKLGADIVVGDAQPLGIPASLGGPTCGFFAVAEHLMRRMPGRIVGQTVDRNGKRGFVLTLQAREQHIRREKATSNICSNQALLALCASVYLSVMGKEGMREVGELNIRKSHYAAGKLGEINGAAAAFSAPYFNEFVLKLPEGSEVSEINSKLIKEGYLGGYDLGRDYPELAGHMLVAVTEKRSKTEIDQFASALEGCL, encoded by the coding sequence ATGAAGCACCGTTATCTGCCAATGACTGAACAAGACCGCCACGAAATGATGGAAGCAGTCGGAATTCAGTCCATGGAGGAGCTGTTCTCCGATATCCCCGAGGCCGTCCGTTATCAGGGAACTATGCCGATGTCGGAGGCGCTGGATGAATACGCCTTGCTGCGCCATATGAAAGAGCTGGCCGACAAAAATGCCAATTTCGATACCCACGCCAGCTTCCTCGGCGCTGGCCTGTATGACCATCATATCCCGGTTGTCATCAATCATGTCATCTCCCGTTCGGAATTCTATACTGCTTATACCCCTTACCAGCCGGAAATCAGCCAAGGCGAGCTGCAGGCGATCTTTGAATTCCAGTCCTACATTTGTGAGCTGACCGGCATGAAGGTGGCCAACGCCAGCATGTACGATGGCGCTACGGCTTTCTCGGAAGCGGCAGTACTTGCAGCTGGTGCCACCAAACGCAAAAAGCTGATTGTCTCCCGCACCGTGCATCCGGAGGCCCGCCAGGTGCTGCGCACTTCGGCAGGGGCCTGGGGCCTCGATGTCGTAGAGATTGACTATAAAGACGGTGTAACCGACCAAGCGAAGCTTGCCGCAGCCATCGACGGCGACACGGCGGCTGTCCTGGTGCAGTCACCGAACTTCTTCGGCGCGATAGAAGATCTCGGTGCCATCGAGCCGCTGATTTACGGCGTCAAAGGCCTGTTCATTGTCAGCGCCAACCCGCTGGCGCTCGGCGTGCTGGAAACGCCGGGCAAGCTCGGCGCCGACATCGTCGTCGGTGACGCGCAGCCGCTGGGCATTCCGGCTTCGCTGGGCGGACCAACCTGCGGATTCTTCGCCGTAGCGGAGCATCTGATGCGCCGCATGCCGGGCCGGATTGTCGGCCAGACCGTTGACCGGAACGGCAAACGCGGCTTCGTGCTGACGCTGCAGGCCCGCGAGCAGCATATCCGCCGTGAAAAAGCCACTTCGAACATTTGCTCCAACCAGGCGCTGCTGGCGCTGTGCGCCTCCGTCTATTTGTCCGTGATGGGCAAAGAAGGCATGCGCGAGGTTGGCGAGCTGAACATCCGCAAGAGCCACTATGCCGCCGGCAAACTCGGCGAAATTAACGGTGCTGCGGCTGCGTTCTCAGCTCCTTACTTTAACGAATTCGTCCTGAAGCTTCCCGAAGGAAGTGAAGTGAGCGAGATTAATTCCAAGCTCATAAAAGAAGGTTATCTCGGCGGTTACGATCTGGGCCGTGATTACCCGGAGCTTGCCGGACATATGCTGGTTGCCGTCACGGAGAAAAGAAGCAAAACCGAAATTGACCAATTCGCCAGCGCACTGGAGGGCTGTTTATGA
- a CDS encoding ABC transporter permease yields the protein MPVPNLKKYRSIANRSLQNVLAYRTSYVITFLANSINLLAIYFLWKGIYSGRDIVGGYSWDQMKTYLLVTFLANSVLSWYSETSISGKILDGSVAVDLLKPIDFQSARFAETLGSSLLEGGMSTVLLVLFATFLTGVTFPQSALVYLLFAVSLLGAILVKFGVVYLAALLCFWSTGSMGIVWTRIALTNLLSGALVPLAFFPDWLEKLALFLPFQSIIHTPTMIFLEQADTWESVRLIGLQFFWGIALWIAGKCMWNWAVRQVTIHGG from the coding sequence ATGCCTGTACCCAATCTTAAGAAATACAGAAGTATTGCCAACCGGTCCTTGCAAAATGTTCTCGCTTACCGGACTTCTTACGTGATCACCTTTCTGGCCAATTCGATCAATCTGCTGGCGATCTACTTTTTATGGAAGGGCATTTATAGCGGCCGAGATATCGTAGGCGGGTATTCCTGGGATCAGATGAAAACCTATTTGCTCGTTACCTTTCTGGCCAACTCTGTGTTGTCCTGGTATTCCGAAACATCTATTTCCGGCAAAATCCTCGACGGGAGCGTTGCCGTAGATTTGCTTAAGCCCATCGATTTTCAAAGTGCAAGATTTGCGGAAACCTTGGGCTCCAGCCTGCTTGAGGGAGGAATGAGCACGGTGTTGCTCGTTCTGTTCGCCACCTTCCTGACCGGTGTAACCTTCCCGCAGTCGGCGCTGGTCTATCTGCTGTTCGCAGTCAGTCTGCTCGGAGCGATCCTGGTAAAGTTCGGCGTTGTCTATCTTGCGGCATTATTATGCTTCTGGTCGACCGGCTCCATGGGTATTGTCTGGACAAGAATCGCACTGACCAACCTGCTATCCGGAGCGCTGGTACCCTTGGCCTTTTTCCCGGATTGGCTGGAAAAGCTCGCATTGTTCCTGCCTTTTCAAAGCATTATTCACACACCGACGATGATTTTTCTGGAACAGGCGGACACTTGGGAGAGCGTCAGGCTGATCGGCCTGCAATTCTTCTGGGGGATTGCACTCTGGATTGCCGGAAAATGCATGTGGAACTGGGCAGTACGTCAGGTAACGATTCATGGAGGTTAG
- the gcvT gene encoding glycine cleavage system aminomethyltransferase GcvT, with translation MNALKKTPFYDLYSAYAESRCIDFGGWELPVQFTGIVREHEAVRGQAGLFDVSHMGEFMVNGSGSEAFLQKMTTNDVSKLADGGAQYTLLLYPNGGVVDDLLVYRLGEERYMLVVNASNIDKDFQWLQEHLTAEFSGVSLSNISDETLLLALQGPLAEAILSKVTAAPIAELKPFHFIENAEVCGVNVLLSRTGYTGEDGFELYAPPDTAAALWTGLLEAGAPHGLTPAGLGARDTLRFEAKLPLYGQELSADITPLEAGVQFFVKLDKEDFIGRDVLVKQKADGLPRRLVGLEMIDRGIPRSHYPVYGDGVKIGEVTTGTQSPTLKRNLGLALLDAAYSEIGTEVNVEIRGKQLKAVVVKAPFYKKSQGVKPQ, from the coding sequence ATGAACGCTTTGAAAAAAACGCCTTTTTATGACCTTTATTCTGCTTATGCGGAGTCCAGATGCATTGACTTCGGCGGCTGGGAGCTGCCGGTGCAGTTTACAGGAATCGTCAGGGAGCATGAGGCCGTCCGCGGGCAAGCCGGACTGTTCGATGTGTCGCATATGGGTGAATTCATGGTTAACGGCAGCGGCTCCGAAGCCTTCCTGCAAAAAATGACGACCAATGATGTCAGCAAGCTGGCAGACGGTGGAGCGCAGTACACGCTGCTTCTATATCCAAACGGCGGTGTTGTCGATGATTTGCTCGTATACCGCCTCGGCGAAGAGCGTTACATGCTTGTCGTGAACGCCTCCAACATCGACAAGGACTTTCAGTGGCTGCAGGAGCATCTCACCGCAGAATTCAGCGGCGTCAGCCTGAGCAATATCTCGGATGAGACTCTTCTGCTCGCCCTGCAGGGCCCGCTGGCTGAGGCCATCCTCTCCAAAGTTACAGCGGCTCCCATTGCTGAGCTGAAGCCTTTCCACTTCATCGAGAACGCCGAGGTATGCGGCGTGAACGTTCTGCTCTCCCGCACCGGATATACCGGCGAGGACGGATTCGAGCTCTACGCGCCGCCGGATACGGCGGCTGCGCTGTGGACCGGCCTGCTGGAAGCGGGGGCTCCGCACGGGCTGACACCGGCCGGTCTTGGCGCACGCGACACGCTGCGCTTTGAAGCCAAGCTGCCGCTGTACGGCCAGGAGCTGTCAGCGGATATTACGCCGCTGGAAGCAGGCGTGCAGTTCTTCGTGAAGCTGGACAAAGAAGATTTCATCGGCCGTGATGTGCTGGTGAAGCAGAAGGCTGACGGTCTGCCCCGCCGTCTCGTCGGTCTGGAAATGATCGACCGCGGCATTCCGCGTTCCCACTACCCTGTATACGGAGATGGAGTAAAGATCGGTGAAGTGACCACCGGCACCCAGTCACCGACACTCAAACGCAATCTCGGACTTGCGCTGCTGGATGCAGCTTACAGTGAAATAGGCACAGAGGTAAACGTAGAGATCCGCGGCAAGCAGCTCAAGGCTGTCGTGGTCAAAGCGCCATTCTACAAAAAGAGCCAGGGAGTGAAGCCGCAATGA
- a CDS encoding flagellar motor protein, with protein MDITAIIGLLAGLAAMIGGFFWEGGNLSGLLQPNAALIVFGGTLAAVLISFPASKLRHIPAALRMAFGRHPDLNEQNAEELISMAAITRRGGVLLLEQKAEEHPNPFTREGLLLIVDGTDADEVRQILELDMDAKELKYNGYAKIFEAAGGYAPTMGIIGTVMGLIHVLSNLTDPSNLGASIAVAFTATLYGVASANLIFLPIASKIKSRSQTELAGMEMLLVGILALQNGDHPQLVRKKLSSFTADSEGSRKREYARGLL; from the coding sequence ATGGATATCACCGCAATTATCGGCCTCCTGGCTGGACTGGCCGCTATGATCGGCGGCTTCTTTTGGGAAGGAGGCAATCTCTCCGGATTGCTGCAGCCTAATGCTGCACTGATTGTCTTTGGCGGCACATTGGCCGCTGTTCTCATCAGCTTTCCCGCATCTAAACTGCGCCACATTCCTGCTGCTCTGCGCATGGCCTTCGGCAGGCATCCGGACCTGAATGAGCAGAACGCGGAGGAGCTGATCTCCATGGCTGCTATTACCCGGCGCGGCGGTGTGCTCCTGCTGGAGCAAAAAGCCGAAGAACATCCCAATCCCTTTACCCGTGAAGGATTGCTGCTGATCGTCGACGGCACAGATGCTGACGAGGTTCGCCAGATTCTGGAGCTGGACATGGATGCCAAAGAGTTGAAGTACAACGGCTACGCCAAAATTTTTGAGGCGGCCGGAGGCTACGCACCAACGATGGGGATTATCGGGACGGTCATGGGACTGATCCATGTACTCAGCAATCTGACCGACCCTTCCAATCTGGGAGCATCCATCGCAGTCGCTTTTACAGCGACGCTTTATGGTGTAGCCAGCGCTAATCTAATATTTTTACCCATTGCCTCCAAGATCAAATCCCGCAGCCAAACCGAGCTGGCTGGCATGGAGATGCTGCTGGTAGGCATTCTGGCCCTGCAGAACGGGGATCATCCGCAGCTGGTGCGCAAGAAGCTTAGCTCCTTCACTGCGGATTCTGAAGGAAGCCGTAAGCGTGAGTATGCAAGAGGGCTGCTATGA
- a CDS encoding flagellar motor protein MotB, which produces MRQRNRRKQHAEGRESNDRWMITYADLITLLLIFFVIMYAMSSLDVQKYKIVTGSLSETFRSGNPVLEGGDGILESQQETENSGSTNSQDNGTGSEAAGTANAGETAQPPSSRELAFKEQEAKLASLMGVITKYVEDNNLGDQIFVADKPQGIAITLSDRFLFDAGKAELKAPAFPALRQLSGLFRGIGASISIEGHTDNTPVSVGSRYNDNWELSGARALSILRFFLDNEGLDPDTFQYAGYADTRPAADNTTLLGKQKNRRVELIVLRQLQDEE; this is translated from the coding sequence ATGAGGCAGAGAAACCGGCGTAAGCAGCACGCCGAAGGCCGGGAGAGCAATGACCGCTGGATGATCACTTATGCCGATCTCATTACACTTTTACTTATATTTTTCGTCATCATGTACGCCATGAGCAGTCTGGACGTGCAGAAATACAAGATTGTCACCGGTTCCCTTTCGGAAACGTTCAGGAGCGGCAACCCCGTGCTTGAAGGTGGCGATGGCATTCTGGAGAGCCAACAAGAAACGGAAAACAGCGGCTCAACTAACAGTCAGGATAATGGAACAGGAAGCGAAGCTGCAGGCACAGCCAATGCCGGAGAGACGGCTCAGCCGCCTTCGTCACGTGAACTGGCTTTCAAGGAACAGGAAGCAAAGCTGGCCTCATTGATGGGCGTCATCACCAAATATGTTGAAGACAACAACCTCGGGGATCAGATCTTTGTTGCAGATAAACCTCAGGGCATTGCCATTACGCTTAGCGACCGGTTCCTGTTCGATGCCGGCAAAGCCGAGCTGAAAGCACCTGCATTCCCTGCGCTCCGCCAGCTCTCAGGCCTGTTCCGCGGCATAGGCGCATCCATCAGCATTGAGGGGCATACCGACAATACCCCGGTGTCGGTTGGCTCACGCTATAACGACAACTGGGAGCTGTCAGGCGCGCGGGCACTCTCCATCCTGCGTTTCTTCCTCGACAATGAAGGACTGGATCCGGATACCTTCCAGTATGCCGGCTATGCCGATACCCGGCCCGCTGCCGACAATACTACGCTGCTTGGAAAACAGAAAAACCGCCGCGTCGAGCTAATCGTGCTGCGGCAGCTTCAAGACGAAGAATAA
- a CDS encoding ABC transporter ATP-binding protein — MSIIEAKGLSKSFMQAVKEPGLKGAVKHLLIPRHIEKMAVQSLDLSIEAGETVAYVGPNGAGKSTTIKMLTGILMPTAGSISVNGINPYRKRMENAAQIGAVFGQRTQLWWDIPIVESFSLLKDIYQIPDAVYKTNLEMFIEMLGMREFIHLSARKLSLGQRMRADLAAALLHNPPIVYLDEPTIGLDVSVKQKIREFIKKINQEQQTTVMLTTHDLGDIEDLCKRLIIIDHGSIIYDGSLSEVKSRFARNRVIFFQVGSPLPELYQQLSQTPGMKLDLQNDQEFSVSFDRYEYTASEVVSRVMKHGEVIDFRMEDANIEQVIKAVYDGNLNLNETGA; from the coding sequence TTGAGTATTATTGAAGCTAAAGGACTGAGCAAGTCGTTTATGCAGGCGGTGAAGGAGCCCGGCCTCAAAGGCGCGGTCAAGCATCTGCTGATCCCCAGGCATATTGAGAAGATGGCGGTGCAGTCGCTGGACCTTAGCATCGAGGCAGGTGAGACGGTGGCCTATGTCGGGCCGAACGGTGCAGGCAAGTCCACCACGATCAAAATGCTGACCGGCATACTGATGCCTACCGCGGGCAGTATTTCTGTAAACGGTATCAACCCGTACCGGAAAAGAATGGAGAATGCCGCCCAGATCGGAGCGGTGTTCGGGCAGCGCACGCAGCTGTGGTGGGATATTCCGATTGTGGAGTCCTTTTCCCTGCTGAAGGATATTTATCAGATCCCCGATGCTGTGTACAAGACCAACTTGGAGATGTTTATTGAGATGCTGGGTATGCGTGAATTCATTCACTTATCCGCCCGGAAGCTCTCCCTCGGCCAGCGTATGCGAGCGGATCTGGCTGCTGCTTTATTACATAACCCGCCGATTGTGTATCTGGATGAACCGACGATTGGCCTCGACGTCTCCGTGAAGCAGAAGATCCGCGAATTCATCAAAAAGATCAACCAGGAGCAACAGACTACAGTTATGCTGACCACCCACGATCTGGGTGATATTGAGGACCTGTGCAAACGGCTGATTATCATCGACCACGGCTCCATTATCTATGACGGCAGCTTAAGTGAAGTCAAATCCCGTTTCGCCAGAAACCGGGTGATCTTCTTCCAGGTAGGCTCGCCATTGCCCGAGCTGTACCAGCAGCTCTCACAGACTCCGGGAATGAAGCTGGACTTGCAGAATGATCAGGAGTTCTCTGTATCTTTTGACCGTTATGAATATACCGCCAGCGAAGTGGTCAGCCGGGTGATGAAACATGGCGAGGTGATTGACTTCCGGATGGAGGATGCCAATATTGAGCAAGTCATCAAAGCCGTATACGACGGAAATCTGAACCTGAACGAAACCGGTGCATAA
- a CDS encoding ABC transporter permease: protein MKLSRMFYLYKRLYIQQLKAIMEYNKDFYILMCSAALTQVLGFVFLWVIYDRIPDINGWQFWEVTFMYAMIFLTEGIASLFFEGTWRMGRLVNMGEMDRYLLRPVPVVLQVFCTGIGINGLGNLLIGGVIVWQSLVHTHLHWTFGKIIIIVLLLVTAVVIRVSINLAGNSAAFWIRNAGNAFPLMVHNLADLAKYPITLFPQAVRIFISTVLPYAFISFYPATYIFSKSEWSGWWMLAPVVAIGSAAAAYGIFRFGLSRYESTGN from the coding sequence ATGAAGTTATCACGCATGTTCTATCTATACAAAAGGCTCTACATACAGCAGTTAAAAGCCATCATGGAATATAATAAGGATTTCTATATCCTAATGTGTTCAGCTGCCTTAACACAGGTGCTGGGATTCGTCTTCCTCTGGGTCATCTATGACCGGATTCCCGACATCAACGGCTGGCAGTTCTGGGAAGTCACCTTTATGTACGCGATGATCTTTCTGACCGAAGGCATTGCCTCCCTGTTCTTCGAGGGGACCTGGCGTATGGGCAGATTGGTCAACATGGGAGAAATGGACCGTTATCTGCTGCGGCCGGTGCCTGTCGTGCTTCAGGTGTTCTGTACCGGCATCGGCATTAACGGCCTCGGAAATCTGCTGATCGGCGGCGTTATTGTCTGGCAATCACTGGTCCACACCCATCTCCACTGGACCTTTGGCAAAATCATAATTATTGTCCTGCTCCTTGTGACAGCAGTAGTTATCCGCGTGTCGATCAATCTGGCCGGCAATTCGGCAGCCTTCTGGATCCGTAATGCCGGCAATGCCTTTCCCTTGATGGTCCATAATTTGGCCGACCTGGCCAAATATCCAATCACGCTGTTCCCGCAGGCTGTCCGCATATTCATCTCCACTGTGCTTCCATATGCGTTTATCAGCTTTTATCCGGCGACTTATATCTTCAGCAAAAGCGAATGGTCCGGCTGGTGGATGCTGGCGCCCGTGGTCGCGATAGGAAGTGCAGCCGCAGCCTATGGCATATTCCGCTTCGGACTGTCGCGGTATGAAAGCACGGGGAACTGA
- the gcvH gene encoding glycine cleavage system protein GcvH — translation MSEVLDNLLYSEEHEWAQQGEGRLIRVGITDHAQHLLGDIVFVEFPEVGSAISAGDSVGSIESVKTVSELYSPVSGTVTKINDALENSPELINDQPYSGGWIFELEIEGEYADAVSGLLDAAAYRERVGE, via the coding sequence ATGAGTGAAGTGCTAGATAACCTGCTGTACAGCGAGGAGCATGAATGGGCGCAGCAGGGCGAAGGACGTTTAATACGTGTTGGGATTACGGACCATGCCCAGCATTTACTAGGCGATATCGTATTTGTGGAATTTCCTGAAGTTGGATCGGCTATTTCTGCCGGGGACAGCGTAGGCAGCATTGAATCCGTGAAGACGGTTTCCGAATTATATTCACCGGTATCGGGAACGGTGACCAAGATTAACGATGCACTGGAGAACAGCCCGGAGCTGATTAACGATCAGCCGTACAGCGGGGGCTGGATTTTTGAACTGGAGATCGAAGGCGAGTATGCCGACGCCGTATCGGGATTGCTGGACGCAGCCGCTTACCGTGAACGGGTTGGGGAATAG